A segment of the Capnocytophaga sp. ARDL2 genome:
AAGGCTTGGTACGCCTCGTCCAACACTGTACGACCTTTGATAAAATCTATATCTTGTTTCAAAAATCCTATTTTTACCTCTTTGTCCGTAGCAATGGTTCCGCTGTCTGACGACTGCTCTTTGGAAAGAATTTTTAACATCGTAGATTTACCAGCTCCGTTTTTTCCTACCAATCCAACTTTATCCCCTGCATTGAGGCGAAAAGATACATTTTCAAATAAATAATCTCCGTTGAACGAAACGGATAAATCGTGTATGTTTATCATGATTATGCTGTTTTTATTCTCAAGCAGATTTCACAAATTTGCTAAAAATGTTTTTTTATAACAAACTCTATAAATTGTTATAAACTGCTGATTGATGCTAATTTTTATTTTTTTTGTAATTATTAACAATATATTTACACTATCTCTCACTTCTATTTTAAGATTGTTTTCTATTTCCTACCTTGAACAAATCCAACTTCTTATAATACCTCTCAACAGAAATATTTTTATCCAATGTTTGATTTTCTTCAATGTAAAAAAACAATTTTTCAGCTAAATAAGGAGCTAATAACACACCTCTTGTTCCCAATCCGTTTAACAAAAATACATTTTGAAATTGATAATGTTTTCCAACCAAAGGACGGCGGTCTTTTACTGTCGGTCGCACCCCAGCTCTATGCTCATCGACCTCATATGGACAATCAATCAACTGTTCTAATCCTTCTATCAATTCATCATAAGCAGCTTGAGTAGGTACATTGGTTTTATCTTGCCAATCGTAGGTAGCTCCAACCTTATAAATATCATTACCTACAGGAATCAAAAACACTTTCGATTTTACAATGGATTCTAATTTCAAGTCAGGAATTTTCACATACAACAATTCCCCTTTTGTACCGTCTAAAGGTAAATAATTGAAATAAGGATTTTGATGCAAAGAAAATCCTTCGGCAAATATGATATTTTTTGCTTTAATATCATTGTATTGGATACATTCATCAGAAATATTCAACTGTTGATAATCCAATGTAATGTAAGTTAATTGTTTCTTATCAAAGAAATAGTTTTGATAAGATGAAACAAAATGTGCAACATCTAAAAATCCCGTTTCAAAGACTTCACCATATCCAAAAGGAGAAGGGATATGAGAAAATTTCCCATTGAATAATTGTTCGTTGAGAAAAGGAGCTGTTTCCAAATGATCACAAGCTACAAACCAATTATTTTGTTCTTCCACAGAGGCAAATTTGCGATAAATAGGCATTGGGAAGAAAAAACGAGTTTGCAATTCTTTTTCCAATGCAGGATAAAAATCTTTTGCAATTTCCAATTGTTCTTTCGACTGCCATATTGCTGTAAATCGTTTCAATACTACAGGATTGTACATACCACCTGCCACACGCGAAGCACTATTTTTACGAGCGTCTAATATCAAAAACGATTTGTTATACAACTGGCAATAACGAGCAAACGAAAGACCTGCCAATCCTCCACCTATAATGAGATAATCTATCATATCAAACTATTGAAAGTGCAAAAGTACGACTAAATTTCATTAGAATTACATTGATATATTATTGAAAACTGATAGAAATTACATCAATAATATTAAAGCAAAAAAAAGAGGCTCATATAAGCCTCTTTTTTTCTATTAGTAATTCCATAAATCATCTTCAAACTCTCTGATTTCTTGTTTTACACGCTCTGCCTCGATTAGTTGACGCATCGCATTGTCTTGAACTAAATCAGAAATTGCGTAATCTCCGTAAGCATTGTCCACTTTATAGATGGTGGCATTGAATCTACGTTGATTGAACAATTGATCGTAACTAACTTTTGAACGTTCGTTTCTTTCGTTGTACGCATAGTGTTTGTATAAGATATCTCTTGCACCAGGGAAGAAAATCCAGAACAAATCTTGCATATTTTCTTGTTCTAAACCTCTTGTAGCTAAATCTACCGTTACAGGACAAATTCCTAAGATACGGTATTTCAATTCACCTTCGTTTCTATCAAAATACCAAAGTCCCATTATTTTGTACTCTTTTACATCACGAGCTCGCAATTTGTAAACATCGATATACTCTTCAGAAACTGGCAACCCTAAGTTCATTTGGTCGATACCTTCATCGGTGATTACTGTACGAGTTAATTTAGATTTTAATTCCTCTAAGTTTAATTTATGAGTAAATGTATCATCGTCATAAACTTCAGAAATTGCTCCCGACATAACACCGTCCATCAAGATATCAAACAAGGGTTTTCTACCGTGAACTTTATCTAATGGGAAGAAATATTTCATATTTGCTTTTTGGTCAGCTGGGATTACTTCCCACACTTTTTTTTGCCATAGAATATCTCTTTCATTTACATGTTCATAAGGTCTTGGCCCTTCTGTATCTAATACTATTTCTTCAAGAGTTTTTTCTCCGATTTCAGAAGCTGTTTTTGCATTTAACAAACTAGCTTGAGCAAAAGTCGCAGAAGTACTCATTCCCAAAAATAGTGCTGTTATAATATTTAATCTTTTCATACCTTAATCTATTTATAAAATTTGGAAAGTAGCATCAGAAGGACGCTTCATGTGTAAATCTATACCTTCGATTCTCGTTTTAATATCCGTGATACGAACGATATCTCCAGGTTTCAAACGTTCTGCTTTTCTTTGTGCTTCTTCATTCAAGTTAGTTCCTGAACATGTTACAGATCCTAAGTTGTTAGGAAACACAATTGTAAATCCTGTTGTTACAACTTTCACTTCAAAATCAAAGTCTTCCATTTTAGCACCTACACTTGATTTTTTCAAACTCTCTACAGTACCTTTTGCAGTATATTCACCACGTACAGTACCTCTTGGAGCAGGAATAGATTTGATTCTGAACTCTTTTTTATCACTAACTGTAGATCCATCAGGCAAGGTACCTATTGCTGTAATTGTTACAGAAGTTCCAGCAGCTGGTTTCAATACATATTTTCCAGGACCAGTTTGTCTTA
Coding sequences within it:
- the gldN gene encoding gliding motility protein GldN gives rise to the protein MKRLNIITALFLGMSTSATFAQASLLNAKTASEIGEKTLEEIVLDTEGPRPYEHVNERDILWQKKVWEVIPADQKANMKYFFPLDKVHGRKPLFDILMDGVMSGAISEVYDDDTFTHKLNLEELKSKLTRTVITDEGIDQMNLGLPVSEEYIDVYKLRARDVKEYKIMGLWYFDRNEGELKYRILGICPVTVDLATRGLEQENMQDLFWIFFPGARDILYKHYAYNERNERSKVSYDQLFNQRRFNATIYKVDNAYGDYAISDLVQDNAMRQLIEAERVKQEIREFEDDLWNY
- a CDS encoding NAD(P)/FAD-dependent oxidoreductase, which codes for MIDYLIIGGGLAGLSFARYCQLYNKSFLILDARKNSASRVAGGMYNPVVLKRFTAIWQSKEQLEIAKDFYPALEKELQTRFFFPMPIYRKFASVEEQNNWFVACDHLETAPFLNEQLFNGKFSHIPSPFGYGEVFETGFLDVAHFVSSYQNYFFDKKQLTYITLDYQQLNISDECIQYNDIKAKNIIFAEGFSLHQNPYFNYLPLDGTKGELLYVKIPDLKLESIVKSKVFLIPVGNDIYKVGATYDWQDKTNVPTQAAYDELIEGLEQLIDCPYEVDEHRAGVRPTVKDRRPLVGKHYQFQNVFLLNGLGTRGVLLAPYLAEKLFFYIEENQTLDKNISVERYYKKLDLFKVGNRKQS